In one window of Haloimpatiens sp. FM7315 DNA:
- a CDS encoding ComEC/Rec2 family competence protein, with protein sequence MINSLKAKNYKIHIAKEGVTLNLGSNVICEMLSPNKKIYEDMNNYSPIIKIAYKSNKFIFTGDAENLIEDTILKSNYDLSADVLKLGHHGSKSSTSLNFINNINPKIAIISCGKNNKYNHPHKETLKKLMRLIVKYIEPM encoded by the coding sequence ATGATAAATTCACTAAAAGCTAAAAATTACAAAATCCATATAGCAAAAGAAGGTGTAACTTTAAATTTAGGAAGCAATGTAATATGTGAAATGCTCTCACCAAATAAAAAGATTTATGAGGACATGAATAATTACTCTCCTATAATTAAAATAGCATACAAAAGTAATAAATTTATATTCACAGGAGATGCTGAAAATCTAATTGAAGATACTATACTAAAATCAAATTACGATCTAAGTGCCGATGTTCTAAAATTAGGTCATCATGGAAGTAAATCCTCTACTTCTCTTAATTTTATAAACAACATAAACCCCAAAATAGCCATAATATCTTGTGGTAAAAATAATAAATACAATCATCCTCACAAAGAAACTTTAAAAAAATTAATGAGATTAATTGTAAAATATATAGAACCGATGTAA
- a CDS encoding lysophospholipid acyltransferase family protein, whose product MKTFMKKGVFYLYMIGAIFKTVRLRFLKKYSSSEKCEEYLNISVLRWAKFSLDLVGIDIEIEGKENIPKKSGSLYVANHQGNLDIPCLIYALSKPVGFIAKKELENIPLISTWMKEIHCIFMNRENIRESLKDIKKGSEFLESGYDMSIFPEGTRSKSSLMGEFKKGSLKLAIKAEAPIIPVTIDGTYKCWEGNKRKDLLPGKVKITIHKAVYTKNLDKDRKNNLSMEIREIIGSALP is encoded by the coding sequence ATGAAAACATTTATGAAAAAAGGGGTTTTTTATTTATACATGATAGGTGCTATTTTTAAGACCGTTAGATTAAGGTTTTTAAAGAAGTATTCTAGTAGTGAAAAATGCGAAGAATATTTAAATATATCAGTGTTAAGATGGGCTAAATTTTCTTTAGATTTAGTAGGAATCGATATTGAAATAGAGGGAAAAGAAAATATACCAAAGAAATCTGGTTCATTATATGTAGCAAATCACCAAGGAAATTTAGATATACCTTGTTTAATATATGCACTTTCTAAACCTGTAGGTTTTATCGCAAAAAAGGAACTTGAAAATATTCCTTTAATATCTACTTGGATGAAAGAAATTCATTGTATATTTATGAATAGAGAAAATATAAGAGAATCTTTAAAAGATATAAAAAAAGGTAGTGAGTTTTTAGAAAGTGGCTATGACATGAGTATTTTTCCTGAGGGAACCAGAAGTAAAAGTAGTCTTATGGGTGAATTTAAAAAGGGTAGTTTAAAACTTGCAATTAAAGCAGAAGCTCCAATTATTCCAGTTACTATTGATGGAACCTATAAATGCTGGGAAGGTAACAAGAGAAAAGATTTATTGCCAGGAAAGGTTAAGATAACAATACATAAGGCTGTTTATACAAAAAATCTTGACAAAGATAGAAAAAATAATTTATCTATGGAGATAAGAGAAATTATAGGAAGTGCTCTTCCTTAA
- a CDS encoding YitT family protein — translation MKKLFWDYFLLTVGCILLAFAISGIIIPTKIGIGGAMGICTSLNKIFGFRVGITSLLINIPLFVFGFKLLGKKFSIRTGYLVLLSSILIDFFTLHYKFNPFKDVLLASIFCGVILGISMALIFTAGGSTGGLDISGKIVNHKFPSLQLSTILLIEDILVYLLVATVFGINSVLYALIVSFTRTKTMDLIQEGVSSTKQCIIICEKSDDLVKEIQIRLSRGVTVLEAKGSYTNAQKTFIYVVIQRNQLSELKQIVRSIDPSAFTTVSPVTDILGKYRGSETI, via the coding sequence ATGAAAAAATTATTTTGGGATTATTTTTTATTAACAGTTGGTTGCATTTTGTTAGCTTTCGCCATATCCGGTATTATAATTCCAACCAAAATTGGTATTGGCGGTGCAATGGGTATTTGCACTTCATTAAATAAAATATTTGGTTTTAGAGTCGGAATAACTTCACTACTTATTAATATTCCTCTTTTTGTATTTGGCTTTAAACTATTAGGAAAGAAATTTTCTATTAGAACTGGATATCTTGTTCTATTATCCTCAATTTTAATAGATTTCTTTACATTACATTATAAGTTTAATCCCTTTAAAGATGTATTATTAGCATCTATCTTTTGTGGTGTAATACTTGGAATATCAATGGCTCTAATTTTTACAGCTGGAGGTTCAACTGGTGGACTTGATATCTCTGGTAAAATTGTAAATCACAAATTTCCATCTCTTCAGCTATCAACTATTTTGTTAATTGAAGATATTCTTGTATATCTCTTAGTTGCAACTGTTTTTGGAATAAACTCGGTTTTGTATGCATTAATTGTAAGTTTTACTCGTACAAAAACTATGGATTTAATTCAAGAAGGTGTTTCATCAACTAAACAATGTATTATAATTTGTGAAAAATCTGATGATCTTGTAAAAGAGATTCAAATTAGACTTTCAAGAGGAGTTACCGTGCTTGAAGCAAAGGGTAGTTATACAAATGCTCAAAAGACGTTTATCTACGTAGTAATTCAAAGAAATCAATTATCTGAACTAAAGCAAATTGTTCGCTCAATCGACCCATCTGCCTTTACAACAGTTTCTCCAGTTACAGATATTTTAGGTAAATATAGAGGTTCTGAAACAATATAA
- a CDS encoding transglutaminase-like domain-containing protein, which produces MLAISIFFINKYALVSNKTNEVSVEKWNNFYNGDNIRFYYQDLKDINIQQLNSNYKINELVKNKKSDFDKAVMLMEWLQNKLKYSKGSMKSEGYAMDIINEAKESGKTINDDDFCSVYAELAASAGLNVRKGEFRVKNSYKEKKGFNHFVCEIWSDKYNKWIIMDPSYNHYIIYNNIPLSSVEIIQKGSDEVKIIGGKNAKKYIDEVKKYFYSYSIAIDNSIYGVKHSNSYVTYLKSGEIPEIYINKSLVSPTIFTNNDKLFGISPSVKYKDNKSDELPTLILSQKRRKMTMIRIKIRLNFIVEFLKTVLWKKNII; this is translated from the coding sequence TTGCTAGCAATTAGCATATTTTTCATAAATAAGTATGCTTTAGTAAGCAATAAAACCAATGAAGTTTCAGTAGAAAAGTGGAACAATTTTTATAATGGAGATAATATTAGATTTTACTATCAGGATTTAAAAGATATAAATATTCAGCAGTTAAATAGTAACTATAAAATCAATGAATTGGTTAAAAACAAAAAAAGTGATTTTGATAAGGCAGTCATGCTTATGGAGTGGCTACAAAACAAGTTAAAATACAGCAAAGGAAGCATGAAGTCTGAAGGTTATGCAATGGATATAATAAATGAAGCAAAGGAAAGTGGAAAAACAATAAATGACGATGATTTTTGTTCTGTATACGCAGAACTTGCAGCATCAGCTGGTTTAAATGTAAGAAAAGGTGAATTTAGGGTAAAGAACTCTTATAAAGAGAAAAAGGGATTCAACCATTTTGTATGTGAAATATGGAGCGATAAATACAATAAATGGATAATAATGGACCCTTCTTATAACCATTATATTATTTATAATAACATTCCTTTAAGTTCTGTGGAGATTATTCAAAAAGGTTCAGATGAGGTTAAAATTATAGGAGGAAAAAATGCGAAAAAATATATTGATGAAGTAAAGAAATATTTTTATTCCTATTCTATAGCTATAGATAATAGCATATATGGTGTTAAGCATAGTAACTCTTATGTAACTTATTTAAAGTCTGGTGAAATTCCGGAAATATATATAAATAAAAGTTTAGTTTCACCTACTATTTTTACAAATAATGATAAATTGTTTGGAATCTCACCTAGTGTAAAGTATAAAGACAATAAAAGTGATGAACTGCCAACTTTAATTCTTTCACAAAAAAGAAGGAAGATGACGATGATAAGAATAAAAATAAGATTGAATTTTATTGTGGAGTTTTTAAAAACAGTGTTATGGAAGAAAAATATTATATAA
- the pckA gene encoding phosphoenolpyruvate carboxykinase (ATP), with the protein MCFIDELKKINIETSKNVFRNLPVVELVTKAIERKEGKLSNTGALVVDTGKYTGRSPKDRFIVRQKSVENKINWGTVNLPTTEDIFENLYNKVINYLRDKDLFVFDGYVGAMKEYSLPIRVINELASQALFSNQLFRRLNEKELSDFKPGFTIISVPEFKAEAKEDGVNSEAFILVNFDKKIILIGGTKYSGEIKKSVFSVMNFLMPEKGVFPMHCSANIGIEKDTAIFFGLSGTGKTTLSADPERLLIGDDEHGWCEKGVFNFEGGCYAKTIRLDKEKEWEIYNALKFGALLENVTIDKEGTPDYNDGNHTENTRGAYPIDYIENVKLDGIGGQPNTVIFLTADAFGVIPPISKLTVESAMYHFMSGYTSKVAGTERGITEPKATFSACFGEPFMLMKPSIYAELLGERIVKNNTDVYLVNTGWIAGGYGVGPRMNLKYTRAMVSAALKGELRNVEYEEHKILKVLVPKSCPNVPWDLLNPKNTWEDKKAYDLKAQELAEKFNDNFKKFKDVPDKIKKAAPLV; encoded by the coding sequence ATGTGTTTTATAGATGAATTGAAAAAAATTAACATTGAAACTTCCAAAAATGTTTTTAGAAATTTACCTGTAGTGGAACTAGTGACAAAAGCAATAGAAAGAAAAGAAGGAAAATTATCTAATACAGGAGCCCTAGTTGTTGATACAGGAAAATACACAGGGAGATCCCCTAAGGATAGATTTATAGTAAGGCAAAAGAGTGTAGAAAATAAAATAAACTGGGGGACTGTAAATTTACCTACTACTGAAGATATTTTTGAAAATTTATATAATAAGGTTATAAATTATTTAAGAGATAAAGATTTATTTGTATTTGATGGATACGTTGGTGCTATGAAAGAGTATAGTCTTCCTATAAGAGTTATAAATGAACTTGCGTCTCAGGCTTTATTTTCTAATCAATTGTTTAGAAGATTAAATGAAAAAGAACTTTCTGATTTTAAGCCAGGATTTACAATTATATCAGTTCCAGAGTTTAAGGCTGAAGCTAAAGAAGATGGTGTAAATTCAGAGGCGTTTATACTAGTGAATTTTGATAAAAAAATAATATTAATTGGTGGGACTAAATACAGTGGAGAAATAAAAAAATCAGTTTTTTCTGTAATGAATTTTTTAATGCCAGAAAAAGGCGTATTTCCAATGCATTGTTCTGCAAATATTGGCATAGAAAAGGATACAGCAATTTTCTTTGGCTTGTCCGGAACTGGAAAAACCACATTGTCAGCTGACCCAGAAAGATTGCTTATTGGCGATGACGAACATGGATGGTGTGAAAAAGGAGTATTTAATTTTGAGGGTGGTTGTTATGCAAAAACTATAAGGTTAGATAAAGAAAAAGAATGGGAAATATATAACGCCTTAAAATTTGGAGCACTTCTAGAAAATGTTACTATAGATAAAGAGGGCACCCCAGATTATAATGATGGAAATCACACTGAGAATACAAGAGGAGCGTATCCTATAGATTATATAGAAAACGTTAAGCTAGATGGAATAGGTGGACAACCTAATACGGTTATATTTTTAACTGCAGATGCTTTTGGGGTAATTCCACCAATTTCAAAATTGACGGTGGAATCGGCAATGTATCATTTTATGTCTGGCTATACAAGTAAGGTTGCAGGTACTGAAAGAGGAATAACAGAACCTAAAGCCACATTTTCAGCTTGTTTTGGAGAACCTTTTATGTTAATGAAGCCTTCAATATATGCTGAACTTTTGGGTGAGAGAATAGTAAAAAATAATACAGATGTATATTTGGTTAATACTGGATGGATAGCAGGAGGATATGGTGTTGGGCCTAGAATGAATTTAAAGTATACAAGAGCTATGGTTTCAGCAGCTCTTAAGGGTGAACTTAGAAATGTAGAGTATGAAGAACACAAAATTTTAAAGGTTTTAGTTCCTAAAAGTTGTCCTAATGTTCCTTGGGACTTATTAAATCCCAAAAATACTTGGGAAGACAAAAAAGCCTATGATTTAAAAGCTCAAGAATTAGCGGAGAAATTTAACGATAACTTTAAAAAATTTAAGGATGTTCCAGATAAAATCAAAAAAGCAGCTCCTTTAGTTTAA
- a CDS encoding M28 family metallopeptidase: MKKYKKLFIIIILSFLFLCFFKGLKSYISFYHFDCCKVKSHISYLSSNKLKGRLPGTVGNQLAAQYIKSEFEKTGLKPLEKTYFQKFNIKYPCKIEGETPYLNVLDKDNKIIKSFTYGKEFKEDMLNFKNNSILFNKENSNFSSKGISVTSGNDRFILYKSKDDLNFRSSFMINAPSSMYIMITNNTLNQIKNYVEKGYSIKCYIPYNIKSSSVVNVLSKIEGKSKNLYPIVISAHFDHVGTDLNNNVYNGALDNASGTSFLLELSKYIKSLGTPKRDIIFAAFNGEEFGFLGATAFANKYYNELKNSKVFNFDMIGGKKSCALCLMGAKKDSKSNEFVRSISSACSSEKINFNELFEDSSDHTPFRARNIDAVTFCDYDLSKIHTPKDKVQFIENDSINRCFKIASKEIVKCSFGFNPFINHYKLIMCISGLGIVIILIYCSKSNKK; encoded by the coding sequence ATGAAAAAATATAAAAAACTCTTTATAATCATAATTTTATCATTTTTATTCCTATGCTTTTTTAAAGGGTTAAAATCCTATATTTCATTTTACCATTTTGATTGCTGTAAAGTTAAATCTCACATATCCTATTTATCTTCAAACAAATTAAAGGGCAGATTACCAGGAACAGTTGGAAATCAACTAGCAGCTCAGTATATTAAATCTGAATTTGAAAAAACAGGGCTAAAGCCTCTAGAAAAAACCTATTTTCAAAAATTTAATATTAAGTACCCCTGTAAAATTGAAGGTGAAACTCCTTATTTAAATGTATTAGATAAAGATAATAAAATCATTAAGAGTTTTACCTATGGAAAAGAATTTAAAGAAGATATGTTGAATTTTAAAAACAATTCCATTTTATTTAACAAAGAAAATTCTAATTTTAGTTCTAAAGGTATAAGCGTTACTTCTGGTAATGATAGATTTATACTTTATAAAAGTAAAGATGATTTAAATTTTCGAAGCTCTTTTATGATTAACGCCCCTTCTAGTATGTATATTATGATAACTAATAATACTTTAAACCAAATAAAGAATTATGTTGAAAAAGGATATAGCATAAAATGTTATATTCCTTATAATATTAAATCTTCCTCCGTAGTAAATGTTTTAAGCAAAATAGAGGGCAAAAGCAAGAATTTATATCCTATTGTAATTTCTGCTCATTTTGATCATGTAGGCACAGATTTAAATAATAACGTTTATAATGGTGCTTTAGACAATGCCTCTGGAACTTCATTTTTGTTAGAGCTAAGTAAATATATAAAATCTTTAGGCACTCCAAAGAGAGATATTATATTTGCAGCTTTTAACGGAGAGGAATTCGGGTTTTTAGGAGCAACCGCCTTTGCAAATAAGTATTACAATGAATTAAAAAATAGTAAAGTATTTAACTTTGACATGATAGGCGGAAAAAAATCTTGTGCTCTTTGCCTTATGGGTGCAAAGAAAGATTCTAAATCTAATGAATTTGTTAGATCAATAAGCTCAGCTTGCTCTAGTGAAAAGATTAACTTTAATGAACTATTTGAAGACTCTAGCGATCATACACCTTTTAGAGCTAGGAACATTGATGCTGTAACATTTTGCGACTATGATTTATCAAAAATCCATACACCAAAGGATAAAGTTCAATTTATAGAAAATGATTCTATAAATAGATGTTTTAAAATCGCTTCCAAAGAAATTGTTAAATGCTCCTTTGGATTCAATCCATTTATAAATCATTACAAATTAATCATGTGTATTTCAGGATTAGGAATTGTAATTATATTAATTTATTGTAGTAAATCCAATAAAAAATAA
- a CDS encoding MBL fold metallo-hydrolase, translating to MKSLKNTLKIIFVVFFIFSTVLLSSCTIKNNENQFPSKKHLVDTSNKILVHYIDVGQGDCILIQVNNKNFLIDSGTKDSHSKIINYIHNLNIKTIDYFLITHPHEDHIGSANYIIDKFEIGKFYSPK from the coding sequence ATGAAATCTCTTAAAAATACTTTAAAAATTATTTTTGTTGTTTTCTTTATATTTAGCACAGTGCTTTTATCTTCCTGCACTATAAAAAACAATGAAAACCAATTTCCTTCAAAAAAACATCTAGTAGATACTTCAAATAAAATATTAGTTCACTATATTGATGTAGGCCAAGGTGATTGTATTCTTATACAGGTTAATAATAAAAACTTTCTAATAGATTCAGGTACTAAAGACTCTCACTCAAAAATTATAAATTATATTCATAATTTAAACATAAAAACTATAGACTATTTTTTAATAACCCACCCACATGAAGATCATATAGGTTCAGCAAATTATATAATAGATAAATTTGAAATAGGTAAGTTTTACTCCCCAAAATAA
- the hpf gene encoding ribosome hibernation-promoting factor, HPF/YfiA family: protein MIIKFAGKNIEVTEALKGVIEKKMNKLDRYFEPSVYANVTLSVQKNDKIIEITIPFNGIILRGEEVNQDMYAAIDLVVDKIERQIRKQKTKLARKKTYLSSVRFNYIPEYENSGKEEEAKIVKTKRFAIKPMSSEEAVLQMELLGHSFFVYQDSETSEVNVVYKRNDGDYGLIEPEF, encoded by the coding sequence ATGATAATAAAATTTGCAGGTAAAAACATAGAGGTAACTGAGGCTCTAAAGGGAGTAATAGAGAAGAAGATGAATAAACTAGACAGGTATTTTGAGCCTAGTGTATATGCAAATGTAACTTTAAGTGTTCAAAAGAATGATAAAATAATTGAAATAACTATACCTTTTAATGGTATCATATTAAGAGGCGAGGAAGTTAACCAAGATATGTACGCAGCTATAGATCTCGTAGTTGATAAAATAGAGAGACAGATTAGAAAACAAAAAACTAAATTAGCGAGAAAGAAAACTTATTTAAGTTCTGTAAGATTTAATTATATACCTGAGTATGAGAATAGTGGAAAGGAAGAAGAAGCTAAAATAGTAAAAACTAAACGTTTTGCAATAAAGCCTATGTCTTCGGAAGAAGCGGTTTTACAGATGGAACTTTTAGGACACAGTTTTTTCGTATATCAAGATTCCGAAACTTCAGAAGTAAATGTAGTTTATAAGAGAAATGATGGCGACTATGGATTAATAGAACCAGAGTTCTAA